From Actinomycetota bacterium, a single genomic window includes:
- the dcm gene encoding DNA (cytosine-5-)-methyltransferase: MAATSSFRVAELFAGVGGFRLGLQKSGWSVVWSNQWEPSMKAQHASDCYVDHFGFEGHVCDDIAKVVKRACSEDVPDFELLVGGFPCQDYSVAKPLSQAAGIRGKKGVLWWSIYEMLALKRPPFVLLENVDRLLKSPATKRGRDFAIILSCLAQLGYVAEWRVVNAAEYGFPQRRRRVFLYAHLLDHCGYRWKPVKRMFFDGVMAQALPVSQAGITTRTEAEGEKPEPETVLLDADPYVVSETFGEGLKKSPFENAGVMIEGRVWTEQVKPVWRGKKHTLGEVVAKTENVPENYFIAEDRVDTWTYLKGAKSEPRVDKKTGHEYRYSEGGMVFPDPLDRPARTILTGEGGTSASRFKHAIEDPATGRLRRLVPEELEELNGFPRGWTDTGMSDGRRAFMMGNALVVGVVERIGREIKREAEDCLEERANRDAQQTGTDT; encoded by the coding sequence ATGGCCGCCACTTCCTCATTTAGGGTCGCAGAGCTCTTCGCAGGTGTGGGAGGTTTCCGTCTCGGCCTTCAGAAGAGCGGCTGGTCAGTTGTCTGGAGCAACCAGTGGGAGCCGTCCATGAAGGCCCAGCACGCATCGGACTGCTACGTCGACCATTTCGGTTTCGAAGGTCACGTATGCGATGACATCGCAAAGGTGGTCAAGCGTGCGTGCTCGGAAGACGTTCCGGACTTCGAGCTGCTCGTCGGTGGATTCCCGTGCCAGGACTACTCGGTAGCCAAGCCCCTATCACAAGCGGCGGGCATTCGGGGCAAGAAGGGCGTTCTGTGGTGGTCCATCTACGAGATGCTCGCCCTCAAGCGGCCGCCGTTCGTTCTGCTTGAGAACGTGGATCGGCTTCTGAAGTCACCGGCCACGAAGCGTGGTCGCGACTTCGCCATCATCCTGTCTTGCCTCGCCCAGCTCGGCTACGTAGCCGAGTGGAGGGTCGTGAACGCAGCCGAGTATGGATTCCCTCAGCGTCGGCGACGTGTCTTCTTGTACGCGCACCTGCTCGACCATTGCGGCTACCGGTGGAAGCCCGTCAAGCGCATGTTCTTCGATGGCGTGATGGCACAAGCGCTGCCCGTATCGCAGGCGGGCATCACGACGAGGACCGAGGCAGAAGGAGAGAAGCCGGAGCCTGAGACGGTGCTTCTCGACGCCGACCCCTATGTTGTGAGCGAGACCTTCGGCGAGGGGCTCAAGAAGTCCCCATTCGAGAACGCTGGCGTCATGATCGAGGGCCGCGTGTGGACCGAGCAGGTCAAGCCAGTGTGGCGTGGCAAGAAGCACACGCTGGGAGAGGTTGTCGCCAAGACAGAGAACGTGCCCGAGAACTATTTCATTGCCGAAGACCGGGTTGACACGTGGACATACCTCAAGGGTGCCAAGTCCGAGCCGCGCGTCGACAAGAAGACCGGACACGAGTACCGCTACTCCGAAGGCGGCATGGTCTTCCCTGACCCACTTGACCGGCCCGCCCGGACGATTCTGACCGGGGAAGGCGGCACCTCGGCATCACGGTTCAAGCATGCGATCGAAGACCCTGCAACTGGCAGACTGCGTCGTCTTGTTCCCGAGGAGCTTGAGGAACTGAATGGCTTCCCTCGAGGCTGGACCGACACGGGAATGAGCGATGGACGACGTGCGTTCATGATGGGGAACGCGCTCGTGGTCGGGGTCGTGGAACGCATCGGCCGGGAGATCAAGAGAGAGGCAGAGGACTGCCTCGAAGAGAGGGCGAATCGGGATGCCCAGCAAACTGGGACCGATACCTGA
- a CDS encoding very short patch repair endonuclease — protein sequence MPSKLGPIPEPTSAAVSRSMKGNRGKDTKPELELRRLLREAGFPGYRLHWKKAPGRPDIAYPGRGVAIFVNGCFWHRCPHCQPGEPKSHSEFWRRKFELNQERDVRKVRELEEVGWTVVTVWECELGDRPGEAVDRIATALSR from the coding sequence ATGCCCAGCAAACTGGGACCGATACCTGAGCCGACCTCCGCGGCCGTCTCGCGATCCATGAAGGGCAATCGCGGGAAGGACACGAAGCCCGAGCTCGAACTGAGGCGACTGTTGCGCGAGGCGGGCTTCCCAGGCTACAGACTCCACTGGAAGAAGGCCCCTGGGCGTCCGGATATCGCGTACCCGGGGCGGGGAGTGGCCATCTTTGTGAACGGCTGCTTCTGGCACCGCTGCCCGCACTGCCAGCCAGGGGAGCCAAAGTCACATTCTGAGTTCTGGCGTCGGAAGTTCGAGCTGAACCAGGAGCGCGACGTGCGCAAAGTGCGCGAACTGGAAGAAGTCGGCTGGACCGTCGTCACGGTGTGGGAATGCGAACTCGGGGACCGTCCGGGTGAAGCGGTGGACAGAATAGCGACAGCGTTGTCTCGCTAG